A part of Aegilops tauschii subsp. strangulata cultivar AL8/78 chromosome 2, Aet v6.0, whole genome shotgun sequence genomic DNA contains:
- the LOC109767400 gene encoding uncharacterized protein, whose product MSGSYSSRLRAGGGGGGLGATTVLAAKVAFASAALAAAACMVPQLVSAADAFLWKLYLFVTVHVIIFVIWKLSDSKHFHAAQQQQHKDPWAPSPLHHQPAAAAPLLMTEQAVLAAVKRRVDFAPAPAVVSAAPAEVYRVPPPVSRWHGGADSAVVEEVVSPVSCGGESCVTTESEEDASSAAASAHIATSDASRSVSPVLAPARERAVLERGISLPPRKATAPTDEHFDSADNNHDGGDDDLDATWNAIMQKTRPATAPASTTSSPPAPRSSPPPPTPASRPRAREPSVGAAELSKRSEDFIKKIHNSFGRHQ is encoded by the coding sequence ATGTCGGGAAGCTACTCCTCGCGGCTCCGcgccgggggcggcggcgggggcctGGGCGCGACGACGGTGCTGGCGGCCAAGGTGGCGTTCGCGTCGGCCGCGCTGGCCGCCGCCGCCTGCATGGTGCCGCAGCTCGTGTCCGCCGCCGACGCCTTCCTCTGGAAGCTCTACCTCTTCGTCACCGTGCAcgtcatcatcttcgtcatctggAAGCTCTCCGACAGCAAGCACTTCCACGCcgcacagcagcagcagcacaagGACCCCTGGGCACCGTCGCCTCTCCACCACCAACCTGCCGCCGCGGCGCCTCTGCTCATGACGGAGCAGGCCGTGCTGGCCGCCGTCAAGCGTAGGGTGGACTTCgcgcccgcccccgccgtcgtcTCCGCCGCGCCGGCCGAGGTGTACCGCGTGCCCCCGCCCGTGTCGCGCTGGCACGGGGGTGCCGACtcggcggtggtggaggaggTCGTCTCCCCTGTCTCGTGCGGCGGCGAGTCGTGCGTCACCACGGAGTCCGAGGAGgacgcctcctccgccgccgcgtcgGCCCACATCGCCACCTCCGACGCGAGCAGGAGCGTCTCGCCGGTGCTGGCGCCCGCTCGGGAACGCGCGGTCCTCGAGCGCGGGATCTCCCTGCCCCCTCGCAAGGCCACCGCGCCCACGGACGAACACTTCGACAGCGCCGACAACAACCacgacggcggcgacgacgaccTGGACGCGACGTGGAACGCCATCATGCAGAAGACGCGTCCGGCGACGGCGCCGGCCTCAACCACCTCCTCCCCTCCGGCCCCGCGCTCGTCGCCACCGCCACCGACCCCTGCGTCGCGGCCGAGGGCGCGCGAGCCATCCGTCGGCGCGGCGGAGCTGAGCAAGCGGTCGGAGGATTTCATCAAGAAGATCCACAACTCCTTCGGCCGGCACCAATGA